One Prosthecobacter sp. DNA window includes the following coding sequences:
- a CDS encoding DUF1501 domain-containing protein: protein ATILHLMGIDHRKFSFKFQGLDQRLTGVEEHHPVKAVLA, encoded by the coding sequence ACGCCACTATCCTCCACCTCATGGGCATCGACCACCGCAAGTTCAGCTTCAAGTTCCAGGGACTGGATCAGCGCCTCACCGGCGTGGAGGAGCATCATCCGGTGAAAGCGGTGCTGGCGTAA